In the Caldibacillus debilis DSM 16016 genome, one interval contains:
- a CDS encoding acetyl-CoA carboxylase biotin carboxyl carrier protein subunit: MKKIEASMAGTVFQILVSVGEEVKRGQAVAVLESMKMEIPVESDAEGTVKEIHVRAGDFVNEGDVLVTLESL; this comes from the coding sequence ATGAAAAAAATTGAGGCGTCGATGGCCGGCACCGTTTTTCAAATCTTGGTATCCGTGGGGGAAGAAGTGAAAAGGGGGCAGGCCGTTGCCGTGCTGGAATCGATGAAGATGGAGATCCCGGTGGAAAGCGATGCGGAAGGGACCGTTAAGGAAATTCACGTCCGGGCGGGCGATTTCGTCAATGAAGGGGATGTTTTGGTAACCCTCGAATCGTTGTAA
- the rsmH gene encoding 16S rRNA (cytosine(1402)-N(4))-methyltransferase RsmH, translating to MFEHSPVLLKEAVEGLDIKEDGIYVDCTLGGGGHSEEIAKRLSDKGKLYAFDQDEQAVENARERLRPYGQVEIIRDNFRHLEEQLEKRGIKAVDGILYDLGVSSPQLDQPERGFSYQHDAPLDMRMDRSRPLTAKTIVNEWPYEKLAEIFFQYGEERFSRQIARRIVKERERKPIETTFELAGIIKDAIPAPLRRKGGHPARRVFQAIRIAVNDELAALEESLEQAVRLLGAKGRVAVITFHSLEDRICKRIFKKYSDVPDLPRGLPVVPEDRQPVLKIVTKKPVLPSEEELERNPRSRSAKLRIAEKLKQS from the coding sequence ATGTTTGAACATTCGCCGGTTCTTTTGAAAGAAGCCGTGGAAGGATTGGATATTAAAGAAGACGGGATCTATGTCGACTGCACGTTGGGCGGCGGGGGGCACAGCGAAGAAATTGCCAAACGCCTCTCCGATAAAGGGAAGCTGTACGCCTTCGACCAGGACGAGCAGGCGGTGGAAAATGCCCGGGAAAGGCTTCGCCCTTACGGCCAGGTGGAAATCATCCGGGACAATTTCCGCCATCTGGAGGAACAGCTGGAAAAAAGGGGAATCAAAGCGGTTGACGGCATCCTGTACGACCTCGGCGTTTCTTCTCCCCAGCTCGATCAGCCGGAGAGGGGATTCAGCTACCAGCATGACGCCCCCTTGGATATGCGAATGGACCGGAGCCGGCCATTGACGGCGAAAACCATCGTCAACGAGTGGCCCTATGAAAAATTGGCGGAAATTTTTTTTCAATACGGGGAAGAGCGATTTTCCCGGCAAATCGCCCGCCGCATCGTCAAGGAAAGGGAAAGGAAACCGATCGAGACGACCTTTGAACTGGCCGGCATCATCAAGGACGCCATTCCCGCCCCGCTGCGAAGGAAGGGAGGACATCCGGCCAGGCGGGTCTTTCAGGCGATACGGATCGCCGTCAATGACGAATTGGCGGCACTGGAAGAATCTTTGGAGCAGGCCGTCCGGTTGCTGGGCGCAAAGGGCCGGGTTGCCGTGATTACCTTCCATTCCTTGGAAGACCGGATCTGCAAAAGGATTTTCAAAAAATACAGCGATGTTCCCGATTTGCCGAGGGGGCTGCCGGTCGTTCCCGAGGACAGGCAGCCGGTGTTGAAGATCGTCACGAAAAAGCCCGTACTTCCTTCGGAAGAGGAATTGGAAAGGAACCCGCGTTCCAGAAGCGCGAAATTGCGAATCGCCGAAAAATTGAAACAAAGCTGA
- a CDS encoding 2-dehydropantoate 2-reductase: MKIGIIGAGSIGLLFACCLGERHDIYLYCRTEEQAAKIGKEGILLREGEREIRCRVRRSAAGYAGEDLDCLIVAVKSYHLPALAGELKKIPGRIPLLFLQNGMGHLPFLEGLPHRTLILGSVEHGAMRTEANRLHLKGRGVTRVALFRGDREFFARLAKGLEVPGFPFLVEDDAEEMLVRKLRVNLIINPLTALLQLPNGKLAENPDFYQAARKLFDEVFAIFPADGREETFRHVMQVCRNTAGNRSSMWKDLAEGRRTEAEAILGYALEKGKERGIRAPILETLYLLIKGLEREKVE, from the coding sequence ATGAAGATCGGAATCATCGGTGCCGGATCCATCGGCCTGTTGTTCGCCTGCTGTTTGGGAGAACGGCATGACATTTATTTGTATTGCCGGACGGAGGAACAGGCGGCCAAAATCGGAAAAGAAGGAATCCTCCTCCGGGAAGGGGAAAGGGAAATCCGCTGCCGGGTGCGGCGGTCCGCCGCCGGATATGCGGGGGAGGATTTGGATTGCCTGATCGTCGCCGTCAAATCCTACCACCTCCCCGCTTTGGCGGGGGAACTGAAAAAAATTCCCGGCCGGATCCCCCTTCTTTTTTTGCAAAACGGGATGGGCCATCTTCCCTTTCTGGAAGGGCTTCCCCATCGGACGCTCATCCTCGGTTCCGTCGAACATGGCGCCATGCGTACGGAAGCCAACCGACTGCATTTGAAGGGAAGGGGAGTGACGAGGGTTGCCCTGTTCCGGGGGGACCGGGAATTTTTCGCCAGGCTGGCCAAGGGGCTGGAGGTCCCCGGTTTTCCCTTCCTCGTCGAGGACGATGCGGAGGAAATGCTGGTACGGAAATTGCGGGTGAATCTGATCATCAATCCGCTGACCGCCCTCTTGCAGCTCCCCAACGGGAAACTGGCGGAGAACCCTGATTTTTATCAGGCGGCCAGGAAGCTTTTTGACGAGGTTTTCGCCATCTTCCCCGCTGACGGCCGGGAGGAAACCTTCCGGCATGTCATGCAGGTTTGCCGGAACACGGCCGGAAACCGTTCTTCCATGTGGAAGGATTTGGCCGAGGGAAGAAGGACGGAGGCCGAGGCCATCCTGGGCTATGCCTTGGAAAAAGGGAAGGAAAGAGGAATCCGCGCTCCCATCCTGGAAACGCTGTATCTGCTGATCAAAGGGTTGGAACGGGAAAAGGTGGAGTAA
- a CDS encoding N-acetyltransferase, translating into MEVKVERLKVNYKTLEEFKQFKEYGLQELSMLEDLQGNIIENDSESPFYGIYYGGKLVARMSLYKIDKKYDQYFDPPQDYLELWKLEVLPDYQRKGFGTALVNFAKSFNMPIKTNARMKSKEFWIKNGFVPVRYNVERDLGENPLIWHPEGIRLKE; encoded by the coding sequence ATGGAGGTAAAAGTAGAAAGATTGAAGGTGAACTATAAAACGTTGGAAGAGTTTAAACAGTTTAAAGAATACGGGCTGCAGGAGCTGTCCATGCTGGAGGATCTGCAGGGAAACATCATCGAAAACGACAGCGAATCCCCTTTTTACGGAATCTATTACGGGGGAAAATTGGTGGCCCGGATGAGCCTGTATAAAATCGATAAGAAATACGACCAGTATTTTGATCCGCCGCAGGACTATCTGGAATTGTGGAAACTGGAGGTCTTGCCCGACTATCAAAGAAAGGGGTTCGGCACCGCCCTCGTCAATTTCGCGAAAAGCTTCAACATGCCGATCAAAACGAACGCAAGGATGAAATCGAAGGAATTCTGGATCAAGAACGGGTTCGTTCCCGTCCGCTACAACGTGGAACGGGATTTGGGAGAAAACCCGCTGATCTGGCATCCGGAAGGGATCCGTTTGAAAGAATGA
- a CDS encoding RsfA family transcriptional regulator, whose amino-acid sequence MAAVRQDAWTNEEDSLLAETVLKHIREGSTQLQAFAEVGKKLSRTPAACGFRWNSALRKRYKNEIEWAKKQRKALKKASGTKKNQPAKPGPFPAPDVQALDQFIVCLEQLKTYLTKVDGYVQQMEQENEKVKELEKRIESLERENRMISQDYLALLAIMEKARKMTEKKETRNDGPEEKKEDADGGLP is encoded by the coding sequence ATGGCTGCAGTCCGTCAAGATGCATGGACAAACGAAGAAGATTCCTTATTGGCCGAAACGGTTTTAAAGCATATCCGGGAGGGAAGCACCCAATTGCAGGCATTTGCCGAAGTCGGGAAAAAACTCAGCCGGACGCCGGCCGCCTGCGGTTTCCGCTGGAATTCCGCGCTGCGGAAACGATATAAAAACGAGATCGAATGGGCGAAAAAGCAGCGGAAGGCATTGAAGAAGGCGTCCGGAACGAAGAAAAATCAGCCGGCGAAACCAGGCCCGTTTCCGGCACCGGATGTTCAGGCGCTGGACCAATTCATCGTCTGCCTGGAACAGCTGAAGACCTATTTGACGAAAGTCGACGGGTATGTCCAACAGATGGAGCAGGAGAATGAAAAGGTAAAGGAGCTGGAAAAGAGGATCGAGTCGTTGGAACGGGAAAACAGGATGATCAGCCAGGACTACCTGGCGCTGCTGGCGATCATGGAAAAGGCGAGAAAGATGACCGAAAAAAAGGAGACCAGGAACGACGGGCCGGAGGAAAAAAAGGAAGATGCGGACGGCGGACTTCCCTGA
- a CDS encoding acetyl-CoA carboxylase biotin carboxylase subunit: MEKILVANRGEIALRVIRTLKKMGIGTVAVYSEPDEPLPFVREADHAFCIGKGPVRESYMNQDRLLEIAKKNGVDGIHPGYGFLSEDAGFARRVMEAGMVFIGPKPDTIALMGDKLAARQAMARAGVAVVPGSPEVGTAEEAAEAAREIGFPVMLKASGGGGGIGMALCRTEEEVYRSFQGVQSRAKAYFRSGGIYVEKFIGRARHVEIQVAGDARGNLVHLFERDCSAQRRNQKVIEETHSPLLSRNTRERMYEAALRAARAVSYENVGTVEFIVDEAENFYFLEMNTRLQVEHPVTEAVTGIDFVEWQVLLASGKPLPKPQQAIVHRGHAVEFRIYAEDPDNFYPSPGVIEKLAWGRGDDVRTDAGYEAGNRVSPFYDPLIAKCVFHGKTREDCLARAEKYFAETEIEGIKTNIPLLRGLIAYPPFAEGKYFTDLVQEYQREKGGKGDEKN, translated from the coding sequence ATGGAAAAGATTCTGGTCGCAAACCGGGGGGAAATTGCCTTAAGGGTGATCCGGACCTTGAAAAAAATGGGGATCGGGACGGTGGCGGTTTATTCCGAACCGGATGAACCTTTGCCCTTTGTCCGGGAAGCGGATCACGCCTTTTGCATAGGCAAGGGTCCGGTCCGGGAGTCCTATATGAATCAGGACCGCCTGTTGGAGATTGCCAAAAAAAACGGGGTCGACGGGATCCATCCCGGCTACGGGTTTTTGTCGGAAGACGCCGGCTTCGCCCGCCGGGTCATGGAAGCGGGCATGGTGTTTATCGGTCCGAAACCGGATACGATCGCCTTGATGGGCGATAAATTGGCGGCGCGGCAAGCGATGGCCCGCGCCGGAGTGGCCGTCGTTCCCGGCAGTCCGGAAGTGGGAACGGCGGAGGAAGCGGCGGAGGCGGCCCGGGAAATCGGCTTTCCCGTCATGTTGAAGGCGAGCGGCGGAGGAGGGGGGATCGGCATGGCCCTGTGCCGGACGGAAGAGGAGGTTTACCGTTCGTTCCAAGGGGTTCAATCCCGGGCGAAGGCCTATTTCCGTTCCGGCGGGATCTATGTGGAGAAATTCATCGGGCGGGCGCGGCATGTGGAAATCCAGGTGGCCGGCGACGCCCGCGGGAACCTCGTCCACCTTTTTGAAAGGGACTGTTCCGCGCAAAGGAGAAACCAAAAGGTGATCGAGGAAACCCACTCCCCTTTATTAAGCCGTAACACCCGGGAAAGGATGTATGAGGCCGCCCTGCGGGCCGCCCGCGCGGTTTCCTATGAAAACGTCGGGACGGTAGAGTTCATCGTCGACGAAGCGGAAAATTTCTATTTTTTGGAAATGAACACCCGCCTCCAGGTGGAACATCCGGTGACGGAAGCCGTGACCGGGATCGATTTTGTCGAATGGCAAGTCCTTCTCGCATCGGGCAAGCCGCTGCCGAAACCGCAACAGGCGATCGTTCACCGGGGCCATGCCGTCGAATTCCGGATTTACGCCGAAGATCCGGACAATTTTTATCCGTCGCCGGGCGTCATCGAAAAGCTGGCCTGGGGAAGGGGGGACGATGTCCGGACCGATGCGGGCTACGAAGCAGGAAACCGGGTCAGCCCCTTTTATGACCCGTTGATCGCCAAGTGCGTCTTCCACGGAAAGACCCGGGAAGATTGTTTGGCGCGCGCGGAGAAATATTTTGCCGAGACGGAAATCGAAGGGATCAAAACCAATATTCCTTTGCTCCGAGGCCTGATTGCCTACCCGCCATTCGCCGAAGGGAAATATTTCACCGATCTGGTGCAGGAATATCAAAGGGAAAAGGGAGGAAAAGGGGATGAAAAAAATTGA
- the ftsL gene encoding cell division protein FtsL has product MSNLARKYQYHQEPRQEELKDILIKSRKITKGEKLLFALFLSVLFVLSVKLVANQAAIYEVNRDIQRVEAKIEEQAKINEDLQARVNELSEYSRLLKEAEKLGLKMNGDRVKVVQNR; this is encoded by the coding sequence ATGAGCAACCTGGCGAGAAAATATCAATACCATCAGGAGCCGAGGCAGGAAGAATTAAAGGATATCCTCATTAAAAGCCGGAAGATTACCAAAGGGGAGAAATTGCTTTTCGCCCTGTTTCTTTCGGTCCTGTTTGTGCTGTCGGTGAAGCTGGTGGCCAATCAGGCGGCAATTTATGAAGTCAACCGGGATATCCAGAGAGTCGAAGCGAAAATAGAGGAACAGGCCAAAATCAACGAGGATTTGCAGGCTCGGGTGAATGAATTGAGCGAATATAGCCGGCTGTTGAAAGAAGCGGAAAAATTGGGTCTCAAAATGAACGGGGACCGGGTGAAGGTTGTTCAGAACCGATGA
- the bshC gene encoding bacillithiol biosynthesis cysteine-adding enzyme BshC: protein MELLHLNVPYAKNRLVGEYLAGEGSFFHYRDWKGSESRRRYRELMQRRFQREGLKNCIEKYMKQFSPFLPSAVEKNLEKLADPRSAVVIAGQQAGLLTGPLYTIHKILSVLALAREKERELGVPVVPVFWIAGEDHDIGEVNHVYYLDKGKLKKHIYRQKHPLDKQMVSKRPVEGEEIRRWYRKWLKHFGETEHTKAVLAFLDGLTERVTTYTEFFAAIILHFFGKYGLLFIDSAYPELRRLEGEYFGRILDAGPRLADALADQQNLLQQMGYEKMIDTKADCLHLFYEQDGNRVLLYFDREKDAAFGERVKFSLEELRSVAEHHPEKLSNNVVTRPLMQEWLFPVLAFIGGPGEIAYWAELKKIFELFGMNMPPVVPRIQITLIERNIASDLEDLSLSLEKVLTQGVEEELEERINRLKDREFLGFVAEKREEIFRIYREVAGYALAKDKGLAEIVEKNSRIVLSQLDYLQSKAEQSMLRKHGELLGKYMRIENFLHPLGGFQERCWNVFYFINLYGFSLIDELMELPLDFSGRHHAVKL, encoded by the coding sequence TTGGAATTGCTCCATCTGAACGTTCCCTATGCGAAAAACCGGCTCGTCGGCGAATATCTGGCAGGCGAGGGTTCCTTTTTCCATTACCGGGATTGGAAGGGAAGCGAGAGCCGCCGCCGTTACCGGGAGCTGATGCAGCGGCGGTTCCAAAGGGAAGGGCTCAAGAACTGCATCGAAAAATATATGAAACAATTTTCCCCATTCCTTCCTTCGGCCGTGGAAAAAAACCTGGAAAAACTGGCCGATCCCCGAAGCGCGGTCGTCATTGCCGGCCAGCAGGCCGGGCTCTTGACCGGCCCCCTTTATACGATTCATAAAATATTATCCGTCCTCGCCCTCGCCCGGGAAAAGGAAAGGGAGTTGGGCGTGCCGGTGGTGCCCGTTTTCTGGATCGCCGGCGAGGACCATGACATCGGCGAAGTCAACCATGTTTATTACTTGGATAAGGGCAAATTGAAAAAGCATATTTATCGCCAAAAGCATCCGTTGGATAAACAGATGGTTTCAAAACGGCCGGTGGAGGGGGAAGAAATCCGCCGCTGGTACAGGAAATGGCTGAAACACTTCGGGGAAACGGAACATACGAAGGCGGTCTTGGCGTTTCTGGACGGTTTGACGGAACGGGTAACCACTTATACGGAATTTTTTGCGGCAATCATCCTTCATTTTTTCGGGAAATACGGACTCCTGTTCATCGATTCGGCCTACCCGGAATTGCGCCGGCTGGAAGGGGAATATTTCGGACGGATCCTCGATGCCGGCCCCCGGCTGGCGGATGCCTTGGCGGACCAACAAAACCTTCTTCAACAAATGGGATACGAAAAAATGATCGACACGAAGGCGGACTGTTTGCACCTGTTCTATGAGCAGGACGGGAACCGCGTCTTGCTTTATTTCGACCGGGAGAAGGATGCCGCCTTCGGGGAGCGGGTGAAATTTTCTTTGGAAGAGCTGAGGTCCGTCGCGGAGCATCACCCGGAGAAATTGAGCAACAATGTGGTGACGCGGCCGCTCATGCAGGAATGGCTGTTTCCCGTATTGGCCTTCATCGGCGGCCCGGGGGAAATCGCCTACTGGGCGGAGCTGAAAAAGATTTTTGAACTTTTCGGAATGAACATGCCGCCGGTCGTCCCGAGGATCCAAATCACCCTCATCGAAAGGAATATCGCCAGCGATTTGGAAGACCTGTCCTTGTCCCTGGAAAAGGTGCTGACGCAAGGCGTCGAGGAAGAGCTGGAAGAGCGAATCAACCGGCTGAAAGACCGGGAATTCCTCGGGTTCGTGGCGGAAAAGAGGGAGGAGATCTTCCGCATTTACCGGGAAGTTGCCGGCTATGCCCTGGCGAAAGATAAGGGGCTGGCGGAGATCGTGGAAAAAAATTCCCGCATCGTCCTTTCCCAGCTGGATTATTTGCAAAGCAAGGCGGAACAATCGATGCTGAGAAAACACGGGGAGCTTTTGGGAAAGTATATGCGGATCGAAAACTTCCTTCATCCCCTGGGCGGCTTTCAGGAAAGGTGTTGGAATGTCTTTTACTTCATCAACCTTTACGGCTTTTCCCTGATCGACGAACTCATGGAATTGCCCTTGGATTTTTCCGGACGCCATCACGCGGTGAAACTTTGA
- a CDS encoding acyl-CoA carboxylase subunit beta: protein MEKGTGRLEAYRERICRGGHPKYHEKLKENRKLFVRDRLKLLFDGGDYQEDGMFANCTKADLPADGVVTALGKISGRTVCVMANDSTVKAGSWGAKTVEKIIRIQETAMKLKVPMFYLVDSAGARITDQLEMFPNRRGAGKIFYNQVKMSGMVPQVCILFGPSAAGGAYIPAFCDIVIMVDKNASMYLGSPRMAEKVIGEKVSLEEMGGARMHCTVSGCGDYLAKDEEEAIEAAKRYLSYFPQNYREKPDKLPGKPEKKGADLEKLIPENQNLPFDMYELIDGIIDEGSFFEIKKLYAPEIITGLARIGGRAVGIVANQPKVKGGVLFVNSADKAARFIFLCDAFSIPLLFLADVPGFMIGTKVEREGIIRHGAKMIAAVSSATVPKISVIVRKAYGAGLYAMAGPAFEPDLCLALPTAQIAVMGPEAAVNAVYANKIQEIEDADERKAFIREKENEYREAIDIYRVASELIVDEIVPANGLRRVLAERLQFYESKNIAFSERKNPVYPV, encoded by the coding sequence ATGGAAAAGGGAACGGGAAGGTTGGAAGCATACCGGGAAAGGATTTGCCGGGGCGGCCATCCGAAATATCATGAAAAATTAAAGGAAAACCGCAAACTGTTCGTCCGCGACCGGTTGAAACTCCTTTTCGACGGCGGGGATTACCAGGAAGACGGGATGTTTGCCAATTGTACGAAAGCGGATCTCCCCGCGGACGGGGTGGTGACCGCCCTCGGGAAGATTTCCGGGAGGACCGTTTGCGTCATGGCCAATGATTCGACGGTCAAGGCGGGTTCCTGGGGCGCGAAGACGGTGGAAAAGATCATCCGCATCCAGGAGACGGCCATGAAGCTGAAAGTGCCGATGTTCTACCTCGTCGATTCCGCCGGGGCGCGGATTACCGACCAGTTGGAAATGTTTCCGAACCGCCGGGGAGCCGGCAAAATTTTTTACAACCAGGTCAAAATGTCCGGGATGGTCCCCCAAGTCTGCATCCTGTTCGGACCGTCCGCCGCCGGCGGCGCCTATATCCCCGCCTTTTGCGACATCGTCATCATGGTCGATAAAAACGCCTCCATGTATTTGGGCTCGCCGCGGATGGCCGAGAAGGTGATCGGCGAGAAGGTTTCCCTCGAGGAGATGGGCGGGGCGAGGATGCACTGCACGGTGAGCGGATGCGGAGACTATTTGGCGAAGGACGAGGAAGAGGCGATCGAAGCGGCGAAGAGGTACCTATCCTATTTTCCGCAAAATTACCGGGAAAAGCCGGATAAACTTCCCGGAAAACCGGAGAAAAAGGGGGCCGACCTGGAAAAGCTGATTCCGGAAAATCAAAACCTGCCTTTTGATATGTATGAACTGATCGACGGGATCATCGATGAAGGCAGCTTTTTTGAAATCAAAAAGTTGTACGCCCCCGAAATCATTACCGGTCTGGCCCGGATCGGCGGGAGGGCGGTCGGCATCGTCGCCAACCAGCCGAAGGTCAAAGGGGGGGTTCTTTTCGTCAATTCGGCGGATAAGGCGGCCCGGTTCATTTTTCTTTGCGACGCCTTTTCCATCCCGTTGCTGTTCTTGGCGGACGTTCCGGGCTTTATGATCGGGACGAAGGTGGAACGGGAAGGGATTATCCGCCACGGGGCGAAAATGATCGCCGCCGTCAGTTCCGCCACCGTCCCGAAGATATCCGTCATCGTCCGGAAGGCGTACGGCGCCGGACTGTACGCCATGGCGGGGCCGGCTTTTGAACCCGATCTCTGCCTCGCCCTTCCGACGGCCCAGATCGCCGTCATGGGCCCGGAAGCGGCGGTCAATGCGGTGTATGCCAACAAGATTCAGGAGATCGAAGATGCGGACGAACGCAAGGCGTTTATCCGGGAAAAGGAAAACGAATACCGGGAGGCGATCGACATTTACCGCGTCGCCTCCGAATTGATCGTCGATGAAATCGTCCCGGCAAACGGCTTGCGCCGGGTATTGGCGGAACGTTTACAGTTTTATGAATCCAAGAATATCGCCTTCAGCGAGAGAAAAAATCCGGTTTATCCTGTATAA
- the mraZ gene encoding division/cell wall cluster transcriptional repressor MraZ: MFMGEYRHSIDAKGRIIIPAKFRENLGDTFVLTRGLDQCLFGYPMDEWKTIEEKIKSLPLTKKDARAFSRFFFSGATECEIDKQGRVNIPATLIQYAKLEKECVVLGVSNRIEIWSKEIWEEYFNDSEQSFSEIAENLIDFHL, encoded by the coding sequence ATGTTCATGGGTGAATACCGGCATTCCATTGATGCGAAAGGAAGGATCATCATCCCCGCCAAGTTCAGGGAAAACCTTGGCGATACTTTCGTTTTGACGAGGGGATTGGATCAATGTTTGTTCGGTTATCCCATGGACGAATGGAAAACGATCGAAGAAAAGATCAAATCCCTCCCATTGACCAAGAAAGATGCCCGTGCCTTTTCAAGATTTTTCTTTTCCGGGGCAACCGAGTGTGAAATTGACAAGCAAGGACGCGTGAATATTCCTGCCACTTTGATCCAATACGCCAAACTGGAAAAGGAATGCGTTGTTTTGGGAGTGTCGAACCGGATTGAAATTTGGAGCAAGGAAATTTGGGAAGAATACTTTAATGACTCGGAACAATCGTTCTCGGAAATCGCGGAAAACCTGATCGACTTTCATTTGTAG
- a CDS encoding YceD family protein translates to MKALKWLISRLRTYRNQTFEFEETVDLSQLKDADPEIRDISPIHVKGSAEIGPKKITFHLHITGELILPCALTLADVRFPLDIHSTEIFLEKEDMEKEAMADEEIHVVEGNAIDLTPVVQELVLLEIPMQVYSENAEQNMLRSGKDWEFIGEGEEKKKIDPRLLKLTQLLEKKD, encoded by the coding sequence GTGAAGGCATTGAAATGGCTAATCTCCCGTTTGCGAACCTACCGGAATCAAACCTTTGAATTTGAGGAAACGGTGGATCTGTCGCAGCTGAAAGATGCGGATCCCGAGATCCGGGATATTTCGCCGATCCATGTCAAAGGTTCCGCCGAAATCGGCCCGAAAAAAATCACCTTTCACCTGCACATCACCGGCGAACTGATTTTGCCTTGCGCCTTGACGCTTGCGGATGTCCGTTTCCCGCTGGACATCCATTCGACGGAGATCTTCCTGGAAAAGGAAGACATGGAAAAGGAAGCGATGGCCGACGAAGAGATCCACGTGGTCGAAGGAAACGCCATCGACTTGACGCCGGTCGTTCAGGAATTGGTATTGTTGGAAATTCCCATGCAAGTATACAGTGAAAATGCGGAACAAAACATGCTGCGGTCGGGAAAGGATTGGGAATTTATCGGAGAGGGGGAAGAAAAGAAGAAGATCGATCCCCGGCTCCTAAAACTGACCCAATTGCTGGAAAAGAAAGATTGA
- a CDS encoding DUF3397 domain-containing protein, with protein MSSLIAFLLALFIFAPFLPFFAIFLAAKPFFGAEGSVKLAADCSSVFFMLSVHFLLREIWPNPFLFPVGIFLLFISGGIYVYLKWNGEIPLGKLLRKIWRFGFLVFFAAYVLLVFFGLLYKGIAYI; from the coding sequence ATGTCTTCCTTGATCGCATTTTTATTGGCTTTATTTATTTTTGCCCCATTTCTTCCGTTTTTTGCCATCTTCCTCGCCGCCAAACCGTTTTTTGGCGCCGAAGGATCCGTGAAGCTGGCGGCGGATTGTTCTTCCGTCTTTTTCATGCTGTCCGTCCATTTTTTGCTGCGGGAGATCTGGCCGAACCCTTTTCTTTTTCCGGTCGGAATCTTCCTGCTTTTCATTTCCGGCGGGATTTATGTATACTTGAAATGGAATGGAGAAATCCCGCTCGGAAAACTGTTGCGGAAGATTTGGCGGTTCGGCTTTCTCGTCTTTTTTGCCGCTTATGTTCTGCTCGTTTTCTTTGGACTCTTGTATAAAGGAATTGCCTACATATGA
- the rpmF gene encoding 50S ribosomal protein L32, protein MAVPFRRTSKARKRLRRTHYKLQVPGLVECPNCGEMKLAHRVCKNCGTYKGREVISK, encoded by the coding sequence ATGGCAGTACCTTTCCGAAGAACTTCAAAGGCGAGAAAACGGCTTCGCCGCACCCATTATAAACTGCAGGTTCCCGGCTTGGTCGAATGCCCGAACTGTGGGGAGATGAAACTCGCCCACCGCGTCTGCAAAAATTGCGGAACCTATAAAGGAAGAGAAGTCATCAGCAAATAA